The Prochlorococcus marinus XMU1404 region CTCCCATCACCCATAATGACTCTTCAGGGACAATAAAAGGCCCTATAGAATAATTAATATTGTTGTCAAAAACGTAATTCTTTTGAGCGATATCGTTTAAGTAAAGGTTACCGTCTCTTACTTCTACCTTGTCTCCGGGTATTCCAATTACTCTTTTTATTAGTGCAGTATCTGCTTCATAACCAGCATTAATTAATTGTTCCGGAACGTTAAAAACAACTATTTTATTTTTTAATGTTGAAAGATTTGACTTGGATGTGATTTTGGGAGTTACTTTCTCAACAAGAATTTTATCTTGTATTTGAAGAGTTGGAAGCATTGAACCGGATGGGATCCATCTTGGCTCTATAACCTGCCATCGTATAATTAAAGCTATAGATATCCAGATTAAAAGATTTTTTAAATCCTTTAATATTGAATTTCTTTTTTCTTGAGTTGTAGACATGTTTTATTTAATTCAGTTATAAGAAAAATCCCAAAGCATTTATATAAATTATGACATCATCTATTGAATGCAAAAATTTTCTTAGAAGTTTACAACTTTTGAATCTTCTTATGAAAATAGGAGTTCAAAATTTAATATTATGCCCTGGAAGTAGATCAGC contains the following coding sequences:
- the lepB gene encoding signal peptidase I, with amino-acid sequence MSTTQEKRNSILKDLKNLLIWISIALIIRWQVIEPRWIPSGSMLPTLQIQDKILVEKVTPKITSKSNLSTLKNKIVVFNVPEQLINAGYEADTALIKRVIGIPGDKVEVRDGNLYLNDIAQKNYVFDNNINYSIGPFIVPEESLWVMGDNRNNSMDSHIWGFLPYEKVIGKAIFRYWPFNKIGPIRFPALNNLD